DNA sequence from the Carnobacterium funditum DSM 5970 genome:
CCAAGTCCTCCTGCAACATTCCCAGCACCTAAAATAGTGGTTACTGCAAGAAAATCAGAAAATTCTCGATAATATAAAATGTTGGCAAATAGTAAAAGACTCATTACAAAGTAAATTAAAAATAAAACAGTGTAAGATTTTTTACTTTTTTTAAAATAAAGTGCAAAAGAAAAGAAAAGAACCGTTGTTGCTATAGGATTAATGAACAAGATGAATTGTTGCATGACCCCCGTGACACCGAGCGAAAATTCTTGTGTATAACTGAAGTATGTTTTGCCCAAAATAAAACGACAGCTAATGAAAAGAATCCAATTCGAGTATTTAATATATTTTTTAGTTTATTCATTAGTACAAAATCCTCCTTAAAAAGTAAACGATAAATAAGTATTTAACCAGGATGATATTATTTTAAAATAATCCTGATTGCTTTAGTCCACCTATATTATTATACATTTTACAGGTAATTAGCAAGTTAGTCAATTTTTGTAACTATTTTAACAAGGTGGAAAAAATAGAATCGCTTTCAAATTAGTGTTAGTATAAATTTTTCAAACAATTAAAAAATTTGTTGCATTTTTAAACATAAAGTAGTAGCAAATAAGTTATAATGATGAGTATCAGATAAAAGGAGGTTTTGCCTTACATGATATTTTTACAAGGCTTTTTTGACGTAATGGAACAGTCATACAGTGAATCCATTAATCATTTTCCTTTAATAGAGCTTATCTTTTATAGTGTAGACCAAACCTTGTTTTATTTCATAGTATGGTTAAGCATTCGTATTTTATATTTGTCCTTCTTTAAAAAGGGAAGAAGAGTAAAGAAATTACGTCGAGAAGTAAGTTTAGATGCTTTTGTTTTCTATGTCATTTTGTTGATTCACCTTACAGTTTTTCGAGAAGAACACAGTATCGGTAATATAGAGTTTAACATGCAGTCGTTAAGCAGCATAAATTTGACTCCGTTAACTCATACTCTAAAATTGACTCAAGGGGTAACGTTATTTGATTATTATTATAATTTGTATGGGAATATTCTTTGGTTTGTACCAATGGATTTGCAGTAGCTTACTTGCTAAATAAGAAGCCCTATTTTTTAAAAACAATGCTGATAGGTTTTTGTTTTTCATTTTCAATTGAGATGCTTCAGTTTTTTTTGGGAACTGGAATAACAGATATTGATGATTTAATTTTTAATACGATTGGAACAATGATAGGATTAATCGGTTTTATGATCTGTAAAAAAATATCTGAACTTTACAGTATGAGAAAAAGAGAAAAAAAGTATAGATTGACTAAATGTCAGAGTATACAAAAAAAGGAGATTAATTGTTGTGGAAAAATATATGTTAAAAAGACGAGCTACAGAACGAGCACGTAAGGGGTACCCAATACTAGTATTAGAGGATTTTGTTAAAGAACCAAAGCTTCCAGAAGGAACATTGGTTCAATGTATAGATGAACACAAAAAGTTTGTGGCCATTGCTTATTTAGCAAAACAAAACAAAGGCGATGGTTGGATTTTAACAACCAACCAAACAGAAATGATTAATCAAAATTTCTTTGAAAAATTGTTTAAAGAAGCAATGGATCAGCGTTCAATTTTTAAATTAAACGAACAAACAACGGCTTACCGAGTATTTAATGGAGAAGGCGACGGGTTAGGTGGCTTAACGATTGATTTTTACGATAATTACTATGTTTTTTCATGGTATAGCAAAGGGATTTATACTCATCGTGAGTTAATTCTAAAAGCTTTCAAGGCGGTTGTATCTGATAGTAAAGGACTCTATGAAAAAAATAGATTCGAAACAACAACAAAGCCAAAAACAGATTTGATTTTTGGAGAATCTGCTCCTGAACCATTAGTGATTTTAGAAAATGGAATTAACTATGCAACTTATTTAGATGATGGACTGATGACAGGGATTTTCTTAGATCAACGTGATGTAAGACAAAGTCTATTAGAAAAATACGCAATGGGTAAAACTGTCTTAAATACGTTTAGTTATACCGGTGCATTTTCAGTAGCAGCAGCTTTGGGTGGAGCGATTAAGACCACAAGTGTTGACTTAGCTAAACGCAGCTTGCCTAAAACCGTTGAACAATTTGAAATCAATAGTTTAGATGTGAATGATCATGTTATTCGAGTAATGGATGTTTTTGATTACTTTAAATATGCTATTCGCCATAAATTAACCTTTGATGTAGTCGTGGTTGATCCTCCAAGTTTTGCTCGTTCAAAAAAACGGACTTTCAGCGCTGCTAAAGACTACGCAAATTTATTAGAAGAGGTCATTCAACTGACTAAACCTAAAGGCATTATTGTTGCCTCAACCAATGCAGCCAATGTAACGACTGATAAATTTAAAGGTTTTATTGAAGAAGCTTTCAAAAAACAAAATAAATCTTATACATAGAAGAAACGTATACATTGCCAGCAGATTTTAAAATAAATCCAGAGTTTACCCAAGGAGATTATTTAAAAGTATTTATCATCCGTAAAAAATAGGCATTCGTTAAAATCCCTTATTAAAAGAAGGTAAAGCAACATGAAAAAAGGAAAACAACAGAAACAAATGCTATTCGGTTGCTAGACAAAGCCAAAATAGACTATCAGCTTCATGAATATCCTTGGAGCGAAGATCATTCAAATAGCCAAAAGAGTTTGAAGAAATGGATATCTCTAAACAGAGACTATTTAAAACCATTGTAACAAATGGGGATAAAACGGGTATAGTGGTTGCCTGTATTCCAGGTACAAGTGAAATCAATCTAAAAGCTCTTGCCAAAGTTAGCGGCAATAAAAAATGGAGTTACTGCATTTAGATGATTTAGAAAAGACGACTGGTTATATTCGTGGAGGTTGTTCACCAATAGGGATGAAAAAATTATTCCCTATTTACCTTTCAAAAGATGCC
Encoded proteins:
- a CDS encoding VanZ family protein, producing MLIGFCFSFSIEMLQFFLGTGITDIDDLIFNTIGTMIGLIGFMICKKISELYSMRKREKKYRLTKCQSIQKKEINCCGKIYVKKTSYRTST